Proteins from a single region of Streptomyces sp. TN58:
- a CDS encoding YlxR family protein has protein sequence MSGRTQARACPERTCVGCRERAAKSDLLRIVAIEDECVPDPRGTLPGRGAYVHPAVVCLDQAVRRRAFPRALRSAGALDTANLREAVAGRTGTTA, from the coding sequence GTGTCTGGCCGGACGCAAGCCCGCGCATGCCCCGAACGCACCTGTGTGGGGTGTCGGGAGCGAGCGGCCAAGAGCGATCTGCTGCGAATCGTGGCGATCGAGGACGAATGCGTCCCCGATCCTCGCGGTACGCTGCCCGGCCGGGGTGCGTACGTGCACCCTGCCGTGGTCTGCCTCGACCAGGCGGTCCGCCGCCGGGCGTTTCCCCGGGCCCTCAGGTCCGCCGGAGCGCTCGACACGGCGAACCTGCGCGAAGCCGTGGCCGGGAGAACCGGGACCACAGCGTAA
- a CDS encoding GNAT family N-acetyltransferase, which yields MLTQTTTRVLEPSDLDAALDILGREPVENAFVTSRVQVAGLDPWRLGGEMWGWYADGELRSLCYAGANLVPVCAEPDAVRAFADRARRTGRRCSSIVGPAEPTRRLWQLLEPSWGPAREVRAHQPLMVIDRPSTTVEADPQVRRIRKNEMDLIMPACVAMFTEEVGVSPMAGDGGLLYQARVAELVAGGRSFARVENDKIVFKAEIGAATSSACQIQGVWVAPEFRGRGHSETGMAAVVEYALRDVAPVVSLYVNDFNTAARAAYRRVGFREVGAFMSVLF from the coding sequence GTGTTGACGCAGACCACCACCCGGGTCCTTGAGCCCAGTGATCTCGACGCCGCGCTCGACATCCTCGGACGCGAGCCGGTCGAGAACGCCTTCGTCACCTCCCGGGTCCAGGTCGCCGGGCTCGACCCGTGGCGCCTGGGCGGCGAGATGTGGGGCTGGTACGCCGACGGCGAGCTCCGCTCGCTCTGCTACGCCGGAGCCAACCTCGTGCCCGTCTGCGCCGAGCCCGACGCCGTGCGGGCCTTCGCCGACCGGGCCCGCCGTACCGGCCGCCGCTGCTCCTCCATCGTCGGCCCCGCCGAGCCGACCCGGCGGCTGTGGCAGCTTCTGGAACCCAGCTGGGGCCCGGCCCGCGAAGTCCGCGCCCACCAGCCCCTCATGGTCATCGACCGCCCCTCCACCACGGTCGAGGCCGATCCACAGGTCCGCCGGATCCGCAAGAACGAGATGGACCTGATCATGCCCGCGTGCGTGGCCATGTTCACCGAGGAGGTCGGCGTCTCGCCGATGGCCGGGGACGGCGGACTGCTGTACCAGGCCCGGGTGGCCGAGCTCGTCGCCGGCGGCCGCTCCTTCGCCCGCGTCGAGAACGACAAGATCGTCTTCAAGGCGGAGATCGGCGCCGCCACCTCCAGCGCCTGCCAGATCCAGGGCGTCTGGGTGGCTCCCGAGTTCCGCGGCCGCGGCCACTCCGAGACCGGGATGGCCGCCGTCGTCGAGTACGCGCTGCGCGACGTCGCGCCCGTGGTCAGCCTCTACGTGAACGACTTCAACACCGCCGCGCGGGCCGCGTACCGCCGGGTCGGCTTCCGTGAGGTCGGCGCGTTCATGAGCGTGCTGTTCTGA
- the rimP gene encoding ribosome maturation factor RimP → MSTTQSDRLRGLLEPLVAAKGLDLEEIELSRAGKRRMLRIIVDSDEGVELDACAELSREVSDKLDESDVMGEDEYVLEVSSPGADRPLTEHRHYVRAIGRLVKFQLSAEDAKGAGELVARILDVDDEGMDLEVPGVKGRKATARRIAFTDIAKARVEIEFNRKDKKEEEA, encoded by the coding sequence ATGAGCACCACCCAGAGCGACAGGCTGCGCGGACTGCTGGAGCCGCTCGTCGCCGCCAAGGGCCTGGACCTCGAAGAGATCGAGCTGTCGCGGGCGGGCAAGCGCCGGATGCTGCGGATCATCGTGGACTCCGACGAGGGCGTGGAGCTGGACGCGTGTGCCGAGCTGAGCCGTGAGGTCTCCGACAAGCTCGACGAATCCGACGTGATGGGCGAGGACGAGTACGTCCTCGAAGTGAGCTCCCCGGGCGCCGACCGCCCGCTGACCGAGCACCGCCACTACGTACGGGCCATCGGCCGTCTCGTGAAGTTCCAGCTGTCCGCCGAGGACGCGAAGGGCGCCGGGGAACTGGTCGCCCGCATCCTCGACGTCGACGACGAGGGCATGGACCTCGAAGTTCCGGGCGTGAAGGGCCGCAAGGCCACCGCCCGCCGCATCGCGTTCACCGACATCGCCAAGGCGCGTGTCGAGATCGAGTTCAACCGCAAGGACAAGAAGGAAGAGGAGGCGTAG
- a CDS encoding M50 family metallopeptidase, which yields MTLLMTVLGIVIFAVGLLVSIAWHELGHLSTAKLFGIRVPQYMVGFGPTIWSRMRGETEYGIKAIPMGGYIRMIGMFPPGEDGKVTARSTSPFRSMIEDARSAAYEELQPGDETRLFYTRKPWKRVIVMFAGPFMNLVLAVAIFLTTLMTFGLNTQTTSVATVSDCVIQQSEKRDKCRPEDPAAPARAAGLKAGDKIVAFNGRPVDDWSALQKDIRATVGAATITVVRAGERVDLKANLIENKVAKTDGNGRYVKDEYVTAGFLGFAPASGYVPQSFGQSVERMGEMMEAGVQSLVALPSKVPDLWNAAFNGAERKQDSPMGVVGAARVSGEIFTLDIPAQHQLVFFLNLLAGFNLSLFLFNMLPLLPLDGGHIAGALWESLRRGVARIFRRPDPGPFDVAKLMPVAYVVAGLFICFTLLVMVADVVNPIKIT from the coding sequence ATGACACTTCTGATGACGGTGCTCGGAATCGTGATCTTCGCGGTCGGCCTGCTGGTCTCCATCGCGTGGCACGAACTGGGGCACCTCTCCACGGCCAAGCTCTTCGGCATCCGCGTGCCGCAGTACATGGTGGGCTTCGGCCCGACCATCTGGTCGCGGATGAGGGGCGAGACCGAGTACGGGATCAAGGCCATCCCCATGGGCGGCTACATCCGCATGATCGGGATGTTCCCGCCCGGCGAGGACGGCAAGGTCACCGCCCGGTCCACCTCGCCGTTCCGGTCGATGATCGAGGACGCCCGCTCGGCGGCGTACGAGGAGCTCCAGCCCGGCGACGAGACCCGGCTGTTCTATACGCGCAAGCCGTGGAAGCGCGTGATCGTGATGTTCGCCGGGCCGTTCATGAACCTCGTCCTGGCCGTGGCGATCTTCCTCACCACCCTGATGACCTTCGGGCTGAACACCCAGACCACCTCGGTCGCCACCGTCTCGGACTGCGTCATCCAGCAGAGCGAGAAGCGCGACAAGTGCCGGCCCGAGGACCCGGCCGCACCCGCCAGGGCGGCGGGCCTGAAGGCAGGCGACAAGATCGTCGCCTTCAACGGCCGCCCGGTCGACGACTGGTCCGCCCTCCAGAAGGACATCCGCGCCACCGTCGGCGCCGCCACGATCACCGTGGTCCGGGCCGGCGAGCGCGTCGACCTCAAGGCGAACCTGATCGAGAACAAGGTCGCCAAGACCGACGGCAACGGAAGGTACGTCAAGGACGAGTACGTCACCGCCGGCTTCCTCGGCTTCGCACCCGCCTCCGGCTACGTACCGCAGTCCTTCGGCCAGTCCGTCGAGCGCATGGGCGAGATGATGGAGGCCGGCGTACAGTCGCTCGTCGCCCTGCCCTCCAAGGTCCCCGACCTGTGGAACGCGGCCTTCAACGGCGCCGAACGCAAGCAGGACAGTCCGATGGGCGTCGTCGGCGCCGCACGCGTCAGCGGTGAGATCTTCACCCTCGACATCCCCGCCCAGCACCAGCTCGTCTTCTTCCTCAACCTGCTGGCCGGCTTCAACCTCTCGCTGTTCCTCTTCAACATGCTGCCGCTGCTCCCCCTCGACGGCGGGCACATCGCCGGAGCCCTCTGGGAGTCCCTCCGGCGAGGCGTCGCACGCATCTTCCGCCGCCCCGACCCCGGCCCGTTCGACGTGGCGAAGCTGATGCCCGTCGCCTACGTGGTCGCAGGCCTGTTCATCTGCTTCACCCTGCTGGTGATGGTCGCGGACGTGGTGAACCCGATCAAGATCACCTAG
- a CDS encoding DUF4439 domain-containing protein, translating into MSPEPSTAGRALEAAQAALAAEHAAAYGYGVIGARTAGARAAEAREAYGGHLGRRDALARTVRELGGAPRPSEAAYTLPFEVRGPADAERLAAVIEDRVAGAYSDLVRAAEGPLRREAADALSAAAVRAARWRGVGVAFPGLAERAQPAPTS; encoded by the coding sequence GTGAGCCCCGAACCCTCCACCGCCGGACGGGCCCTGGAGGCCGCCCAGGCGGCCCTCGCCGCCGAGCACGCGGCCGCGTACGGGTACGGCGTCATCGGCGCGCGTACCGCCGGTGCCCGCGCCGCGGAGGCCCGGGAGGCGTACGGCGGCCACCTCGGCCGCCGTGACGCGCTGGCCCGGACCGTGCGCGAGCTGGGCGGGGCGCCCCGCCCCTCGGAGGCGGCCTACACCCTGCCGTTCGAGGTCCGCGGCCCCGCCGACGCCGAGCGGCTGGCCGCGGTGATCGAGGACCGGGTGGCCGGCGCGTACTCCGACCTGGTGCGGGCGGCGGAGGGCCCGCTGCGCCGCGAGGCGGCCGACGCGCTGAGCGCCGCGGCCGTGCGCGCGGCACGCTGGCGCGGTGTCGGCGTAGCCTTCCCTGGGCTCGCCGAACGCGCACAGCCAGCCCCCACCAGCTGA
- a CDS encoding GNAT family N-acetyltransferase yields the protein MLPSGVRIGPLDLAARVDEALRVQAVAFGLSEEEVGIRRYIVQRHMTCKGARALGAFAEDGALTGFVYGMPNDRTHWWSTIVEPYLRAGGHEDWLDGSFVITELHVHPGFQGHGIGRALITTLTDAASEPRSILSAIDTESPARGLYRALGYVDLARQVHFPSAGLPYAVMGAPLPLTRA from the coding sequence ATGCTGCCTTCCGGAGTCCGTATCGGCCCCCTCGACCTCGCCGCCCGCGTGGACGAGGCCCTTCGCGTCCAGGCCGTCGCCTTCGGCCTCAGCGAGGAGGAGGTCGGCATCCGGCGCTACATCGTCCAGCGCCACATGACCTGCAAGGGCGCCCGCGCCCTCGGCGCCTTCGCCGAGGACGGCGCGCTCACCGGATTCGTGTACGGCATGCCCAACGACCGCACCCACTGGTGGTCCACCATCGTCGAGCCCTACCTGCGGGCCGGCGGACACGAGGACTGGCTCGACGGCTCCTTCGTCATCACCGAACTGCACGTCCACCCCGGCTTCCAGGGCCACGGCATCGGCCGGGCCCTGATCACCACCCTCACCGACGCCGCCTCCGAACCCCGCTCGATCCTCTCCGCCATCGACACCGAGAGCCCCGCCCGCGGCCTCTACCGGGCCCTCGGCTACGTCGACCTCGCCCGCCAGGTCCACTTCCCGAGCGCGGGCCTGCCGTACGCCGTCATGGGCGCCCCACTGCCCCTGACCAGGGCCTGA
- the nusA gene encoding transcription termination factor NusA, giving the protein MDIDMSALRGLVREKEISFDLLVEAIESALLIAYHRTEGSFRRARVVLDRTNGHVVVWATEDPRDLEEGQEPKEFDDTPSDFGRIAATTAKQVILQRLRDAEDDLTFGEFAGREGDVITGVVQQGKDPKNVLVDIGKLEAILPVQEQVPGEDYPHGLRLKAYVVRVAKGVRGPSVTLSRTHPNLVKKLFSLEVPEIADGSVEISAIAREAGHRTKIAVRSTRSGLNPKGACIGPMGSRVRNVMAELHGEKIDIVDWSDDPAEMVANALSPARVSKVEVVDWDSRSARVTVPDYQLSLAIGKEGQNARLAARLTGWRIDIRPDTEASPDADRDADRDADRDADRGRGRE; this is encoded by the coding sequence GTGGACATCGACATGAGTGCCCTGCGGGGTCTGGTCCGGGAGAAGGAGATCTCCTTCGACCTGCTCGTCGAGGCGATCGAGTCGGCCCTCCTCATCGCGTACCACCGGACCGAGGGGAGCTTCCGCCGCGCCCGCGTCGTGCTGGACCGCACCAACGGTCACGTGGTCGTGTGGGCGACGGAAGACCCGAGGGACCTCGAAGAGGGGCAGGAGCCCAAGGAGTTCGACGACACGCCGTCGGACTTCGGCCGGATCGCCGCGACGACCGCCAAGCAGGTGATCCTCCAGCGTCTGCGCGACGCCGAGGACGACCTGACCTTCGGCGAGTTCGCGGGCCGTGAGGGCGACGTCATCACCGGCGTCGTGCAGCAGGGCAAGGACCCCAAGAACGTCCTCGTCGACATCGGCAAGCTGGAGGCCATCCTGCCCGTGCAGGAGCAGGTCCCCGGCGAGGACTACCCGCACGGTCTGCGCCTGAAGGCGTACGTCGTGCGGGTGGCGAAGGGTGTCCGCGGCCCGTCCGTGACCCTTTCGCGCACCCACCCGAACCTGGTGAAGAAGCTGTTCTCGCTGGAGGTCCCGGAGATCGCCGACGGCAGCGTCGAGATCTCGGCGATCGCCCGTGAGGCCGGCCACCGCACCAAGATCGCCGTCCGGTCCACCCGTTCGGGCCTGAACCCCAAGGGCGCCTGCATCGGCCCGATGGGCAGCCGCGTGCGCAACGTGATGGCCGAACTGCACGGCGAGAAGATCGACATCGTCGACTGGTCGGACGACCCGGCGGAGATGGTCGCCAACGCCCTGTCACCCGCCCGGGTGAGCAAGGTCGAGGTCGTCGACTGGGACTCCCGCTCCGCCCGGGTGACCGTGCCGGACTACCAGCTGTCCCTGGCCATCGGCAAGGAGGGCCAGAACGCCCGCCTCGCCGCGCGGCTCACCGGCTGGCGCATCGACATCCGGCCCGACACCGAGGCGTCCCCGGATGCCGACCGCGACGCCGACCGCGACGCGGACCGGGACGCGGACCGGGGCCGGGGCCGGGAATAA
- the ispG gene encoding flavodoxin-dependent (E)-4-hydroxy-3-methylbut-2-enyl-diphosphate synthase encodes MTAISLGMPAVPTKLADRRVSRKIQVGKVAVGGDSQISVQSMTTTRTSDIGATLQQIAELTASGCDIVRVACPTQDDADALAVIAKKSQIPVIADIHFQPKYVFAAIDAGCAAVRVNPGNIKQFDDKVKEIARAANDAGTPIRIGVNAGSLDARLLKKYGKATPEALVESALWEASLFEEHGFSDIKISVKHNDPVVMVNAYRQLAAACDYPLHLGVTEAGPAFQGTIKSAVAFGALLSEGIGDTIRVSLSAPPAEEVKVGIQILESLNLKPRRLEIVSCPSCGRAQVDVYKLAEEVTAGLEGMEVPLRVAVMGCVVNGPGEAREADLGVASGNGKGQIFVKGEVIKTVPESKIVETLIEEAMKIAAQMEADGIPSGEPSVAIGV; translated from the coding sequence ATGACTGCCATCTCTCTCGGAATGCCGGCCGTGCCGACGAAGCTTGCCGACCGCAGGGTCAGCCGCAAGATCCAGGTCGGCAAGGTGGCCGTCGGCGGCGACTCACAGATCTCCGTCCAGTCGATGACCACCACCCGGACCTCCGACATCGGGGCGACGCTCCAGCAGATCGCCGAGCTCACCGCCTCCGGCTGCGACATCGTCCGTGTGGCGTGCCCGACCCAGGACGACGCCGACGCGCTCGCCGTGATCGCCAAGAAGTCGCAGATCCCGGTCATCGCCGACATCCACTTCCAGCCGAAGTACGTGTTCGCCGCGATCGACGCCGGCTGCGCCGCCGTGCGCGTGAACCCGGGCAACATCAAGCAGTTCGACGACAAGGTCAAGGAGATCGCGAGGGCCGCCAACGACGCGGGCACCCCGATCCGCATCGGCGTCAACGCCGGCTCCCTCGACGCCCGCCTGCTCAAGAAGTACGGCAAGGCCACCCCCGAAGCGCTCGTCGAGTCCGCGCTGTGGGAAGCCTCCCTCTTCGAGGAGCACGGCTTCAGCGACATCAAGATCTCGGTCAAGCACAACGACCCGGTCGTCATGGTCAACGCCTACCGCCAGCTCGCCGCCGCCTGCGACTACCCCCTGCACCTCGGCGTCACCGAGGCCGGCCCCGCCTTCCAGGGCACCATCAAGTCCGCCGTCGCCTTCGGCGCACTGCTCTCCGAAGGCATCGGCGACACCATCCGGGTCTCCCTCTCCGCCCCGCCGGCGGAGGAGGTCAAGGTCGGCATCCAGATCCTCGAATCGCTGAACCTCAAGCCGCGCCGCCTGGAAATCGTCTCCTGCCCCTCCTGCGGCCGTGCCCAGGTCGACGTCTACAAGCTGGCCGAAGAGGTCACCGCCGGCCTTGAGGGCATGGAGGTCCCGCTGCGCGTCGCCGTCATGGGCTGCGTCGTCAACGGCCCGGGCGAGGCCCGCGAAGCCGACCTCGGCGTCGCCTCCGGCAACGGCAAGGGCCAGATCTTCGTCAAGGGCGAGGTCATCAAGACCGTCCCCGAGTCGAAGATCGTCGAGACCCTCATCGAGGAAGCCATGAAGATCGCCGCACAGATGGAGGCCGACGGCATCCCGAGCGGCGAACCGTCCGTCGCCATCGGAGTCTGA
- a CDS encoding proline--tRNA ligase produces MSTHHVQRMSRLMAKTLREDPADAETLSHRLLVRAGYVRRSSAGVWTWLPLGKRVLDNVSRVVREEMDAIGAQEVLLPALLPKEPYEVSGRWSEYGDLLFRLRDRKGADYLLGPTHEEIFTLVVKDQCTSYKDLPVMLYQIQTKYRDEARPRSGVLRGREFQMKDSYSFDVSDEGLEESYRLHRQAYVRIFERLGLDHRIVSAVSGAMGGSASEEFLAPAEAGEDTFVDCPSCDYAANTEAVTFALTPVSAEHPALEEVDTPDTPTIETLAAHLGVPASATLKNLLVKVDGEIVAVGVPGDREVDLGKLGEHLAPAVVELVTAEDFTDRPDLVRGYVGPQGLEKVRYLADPRVAPGTAWVTGANKADTHARNVVCGRDFEVDQYLDVVVVEPGDPCPSCGAGLRLDRAIEIGHIFQLGRKYADAFGLDVLGREGKPVRVTMGSYGIGVSRAVAALAEQTADERGLCWPAAVAPADVHVVAAGKAVPLALAEQAATALAESGMRVLLDDRPGLSPGVKLTDAELIGVPWILVAGRRSADEVVELQNRATGTREELPLAEALARLSDAAPAA; encoded by the coding sequence ATGTCCACACATCACGTACAGCGCATGTCCCGCCTCATGGCCAAGACCCTCCGGGAGGACCCGGCCGACGCCGAAACCCTCAGCCACCGGCTCCTGGTCCGCGCCGGATACGTCCGGCGCAGCTCCGCCGGAGTGTGGACGTGGCTGCCGCTCGGCAAGCGGGTCCTGGACAACGTCAGCCGCGTCGTCCGCGAGGAGATGGACGCCATCGGCGCCCAGGAGGTGCTGCTCCCGGCCCTGCTGCCGAAGGAGCCGTACGAGGTCAGCGGACGCTGGTCCGAATACGGCGACCTGCTCTTCCGGCTCAGGGACCGCAAGGGCGCGGACTACCTGCTCGGCCCCACCCACGAGGAGATCTTCACCCTGGTGGTGAAGGACCAGTGCACGTCCTACAAGGACCTGCCGGTCATGCTGTACCAGATCCAGACCAAGTACCGCGACGAGGCGCGGCCCCGGTCGGGCGTGCTGCGCGGCCGCGAGTTCCAGATGAAGGACTCCTACTCCTTCGACGTCTCCGACGAGGGACTGGAGGAGTCCTACCGGCTCCACCGCCAGGCCTACGTCCGCATCTTCGAACGCCTCGGGCTGGACCACCGCATCGTCTCCGCCGTGTCGGGAGCGATGGGCGGATCGGCCTCCGAGGAGTTCCTGGCACCCGCCGAAGCCGGCGAGGACACCTTCGTGGACTGCCCCTCCTGCGACTACGCGGCCAACACCGAGGCCGTCACCTTCGCGCTGACGCCCGTGTCCGCGGAGCACCCGGCCCTGGAGGAGGTGGACACCCCCGACACTCCGACCATCGAGACCCTCGCCGCGCACCTCGGGGTCCCCGCCTCGGCCACACTGAAGAACCTCCTGGTGAAGGTCGACGGCGAGATCGTCGCCGTGGGCGTGCCCGGGGACCGCGAAGTGGACCTCGGCAAGCTGGGTGAACACCTGGCCCCCGCGGTCGTCGAGCTCGTCACCGCCGAGGACTTCACCGACCGGCCCGACCTCGTCCGCGGATACGTCGGCCCCCAGGGCCTGGAGAAGGTCCGCTACCTGGCCGACCCGCGGGTCGCGCCCGGCACCGCCTGGGTCACCGGGGCCAACAAGGCCGACACCCACGCCCGCAACGTCGTCTGCGGCCGGGACTTCGAGGTCGACCAGTACCTCGACGTGGTGGTCGTGGAACCGGGCGACCCCTGCCCCTCCTGCGGCGCCGGACTGCGGCTCGACCGCGCCATCGAGATCGGACACATCTTCCAGCTCGGCCGCAAGTACGCGGACGCCTTCGGACTGGACGTGCTGGGCCGCGAGGGCAAGCCGGTACGCGTCACGATGGGCTCCTACGGCATCGGCGTGTCCCGCGCCGTCGCCGCACTCGCCGAGCAGACGGCCGACGAGCGCGGCCTGTGCTGGCCGGCGGCGGTCGCCCCGGCCGACGTCCACGTCGTCGCGGCGGGCAAGGCCGTACCGCTGGCGCTGGCCGAACAGGCGGCCACGGCCCTGGCCGAGTCCGGGATGCGGGTCCTGCTGGACGACCGCCCGGGCCTCTCCCCGGGCGTCAAGCTCACCGACGCGGAGCTGATCGGCGTGCCGTGGATCCTGGTGGCGGGCCGCCGCTCGGCCGACGAGGTCGTCGAACTCCAGAACCGCGCCACAGGCACCCGCGAGGAGCTGCCCCTGGCCGAAGCCCTCGCCCGCCTGAGCGACGCCGCTCCCGCAGCCTGA
- a CDS encoding aminoglycoside phosphotransferase family protein, which produces MAFEPPQRLVRALGEMPGTAQDTDWLGQLPGLTEAALSRRGLRAQRVQAPGGRSSLVVLVTYADGTPAALKLAPPHARPDRELAALAHWGGFGAVRVLDTRHHEEDGALLLERLHPEVSLRSLPEAKALLEASGTLRRLWVAPPAGHGWETVAERTGVQSAALKASPAEVRALADAALAAREELLAAPPEELLLHGNFRQGKVLAAERAPWLTVGPDPLVGERAYDLARLVRDRLEDLVASSAGAAGARRRVNKLADALEVDRDRLRGWTLFRAVESGNRAVAAGRGRDAELLLEFAAWL; this is translated from the coding sequence ATGGCTTTCGAACCGCCGCAGCGGCTTGTACGGGCGCTCGGCGAGATGCCGGGAACGGCGCAGGACACGGACTGGCTGGGGCAGCTGCCCGGGCTCACCGAGGCCGCGCTCTCCCGGCGGGGCCTGCGGGCCCAGCGGGTACAGGCCCCGGGCGGCCGCAGCAGCCTGGTCGTCCTGGTCACCTACGCGGACGGCACCCCGGCGGCTCTGAAGCTGGCGCCCCCGCACGCCCGGCCCGACCGGGAGCTGGCCGCGCTGGCCCACTGGGGCGGCTTCGGCGCCGTACGGGTCCTCGACACCCGCCACCACGAGGAGGACGGGGCCCTGCTGCTGGAACGGCTGCACCCGGAGGTCTCGCTGCGGTCCCTGCCGGAGGCGAAGGCGCTGCTGGAGGCGAGCGGAACGCTGCGCCGGCTGTGGGTGGCGCCGCCCGCCGGGCACGGGTGGGAGACGGTGGCGGAGCGCACGGGGGTCCAGTCGGCCGCGCTGAAGGCGTCCCCGGCGGAGGTGCGGGCGCTGGCCGACGCGGCGCTGGCGGCGCGCGAGGAGCTGCTGGCGGCGCCGCCGGAGGAGCTGCTGCTGCACGGGAACTTCCGCCAGGGCAAGGTCCTGGCGGCCGAGCGGGCCCCGTGGCTGACGGTGGGACCCGACCCGCTGGTCGGCGAGCGGGCGTACGACCTGGCACGGCTGGTCCGGGACCGGCTGGAGGACCTGGTGGCCTCCTCGGCGGGCGCGGCTGGGGCCCGGCGCCGGGTGAACAAGCTCGCGGACGCGCTGGAGGTGGACCGGGACCGGCTGCGGGGCTGGACCCTCTTCCGGGCGGTGGAATCGGGCAACCGGGCCGTGGCCGCGGGCCGCGGGCGGGACGCGGAGCTCCTGCTGGAGTTCGCCGCCTGGCTGTAG
- a CDS encoding slipin family protein, which yields MVEELLTAVVAAGAGAVVYLGAAARVVKQYERGLVFRFGRLREEIRPPGFTMIVPVIDRLRKVNMQIVTLPVPAQEGITRDNVTVRVDAVVYFKVVDPANAVVAVEDYRFAVSQMAQTSLRSIIGKSDLDDLLSNREMLNQGLELMIDSPAVGWGVQIDRVEIKDVSLPETMKRSMARQAEADRERRARVINADAELQASHKLAEAAEVMSEQPAALQLRLLHTVVAVAAEKNSTLVLPFPVELLRFLERAAPPPPAAAAREEPASAGPASEGPGPAEVDAAGADRRAAVDRTAQEPAGIDAAPADEAAVLGRAADPALGAGDPAPFPDESPP from the coding sequence ATGGTCGAGGAACTGCTGACGGCAGTGGTCGCCGCGGGTGCGGGCGCCGTGGTCTACCTGGGCGCCGCGGCCCGGGTGGTGAAGCAGTACGAGCGGGGGCTGGTCTTCCGCTTCGGCAGGCTGCGCGAGGAGATCCGGCCTCCGGGCTTCACCATGATCGTTCCCGTGATCGACCGGCTCCGCAAGGTCAACATGCAGATCGTGACGCTGCCGGTGCCCGCGCAGGAGGGCATCACCCGGGACAACGTCACGGTGCGCGTCGACGCGGTCGTGTACTTCAAGGTCGTCGATCCGGCGAACGCGGTCGTGGCGGTGGAGGACTACCGCTTCGCCGTATCGCAGATGGCGCAGACGTCGCTGAGGTCGATCATCGGCAAGTCCGACCTGGACGACCTGCTGTCCAACCGGGAGATGCTGAACCAGGGCCTGGAGCTGATGATCGACAGCCCGGCGGTGGGCTGGGGCGTGCAGATCGACCGGGTCGAGATCAAGGACGTGTCGCTGCCGGAGACGATGAAGCGGTCGATGGCGCGGCAGGCGGAGGCCGACCGCGAGCGCCGGGCCCGCGTGATCAACGCGGATGCGGAGCTGCAGGCCTCCCACAAGCTCGCCGAGGCGGCGGAGGTCATGTCCGAGCAGCCCGCGGCCCTCCAGCTGCGGCTGCTGCACACGGTCGTGGCGGTCGCCGCCGAGAAGAACTCCACGCTGGTGCTGCCGTTTCCGGTGGAGCTGCTGCGTTTCCTGGAACGCGCCGCGCCACCGCCTCCGGCGGCGGCCGCGCGGGAGGAACCGGCCTCGGCCGGCCCGGCTTCCGAAGGCCCCGGGCCGGCCGAGGTCGACGCCGCGGGAGCGGACCGGCGGGCGGCCGTCGACCGGACGGCGCAGGAGCCGGCCGGGATCGACGCCGCTCCGGCGGACGAGGCGGCGGTCCTCGGCCGGGCGGCGGACCCGGCCCTCGGGGCCGGGGACCCGGCGCCGTTCCCGGACGAGTCCCCGCCGTAG